A region of the Vigna unguiculata cultivar IT97K-499-35 chromosome 9, ASM411807v1, whole genome shotgun sequence genome:
GTCGTAATTAAGAgtgattgaaaataaaatctagTGATAATCAAGATACTAAGATGCtgctgaatttttttaaaaatatttataaattttaatttttgttcatgTTGACTCTAATTAATCTGTAGACAAACTTAATGGAAGAACCAAATAGCAGAAATTTTCATACCGGAGTTGAAGTGTGGAATACaatggttaaaattataatttatatagaaTTGTTTGTGAactatcattttcaaaatacaattcaaaattaattaaagcaAAATTGAGTTTACCAATCAACCATGAAAAAGAAGTCTATAAATGCCAcccaaacacaaaaaatattctAGTCAATCCTATCTTATATACCTATGTTTTTGTTGTACCCGACAATATGTGGAATCGAAAAGTAACTACGccaaacttaatttaatttttaaggtttctttattaatttactaagaaactatataattttttatagaaagGCTAATCAGCACTCTTTATTACTAACGaaaacttattaaaaattacacattTCGATGTATGCCAGTAATCATGATTTTTagcaaattttaattaataataaaaaatattacaaaaaacgTCAAAAAGATATTGCAAACTTCTATAGTTAGAATATTATGTGCAGTAGTTTAATAACACAGATAACTCAAATCTAAGTGCAAGTATTATACACACTCCAAGTCCTACTTCTACTAATTTTTCCCTATTTACATTCTACTCTAAGTGCAAAGtattcattttttcaagaataCATAGTCAAAGATGAAGAAACAACATTTTTCCTTAACCATATACACACTATTTTTCTCTCATATCCAACATCCAACCAGACACTTCCAAAGATTTTGCAAAGCACTGGGCGTTCCATGAACCACAGAATGATAGTGGCACTAGAAACAGAACATAACCGAGTTATGAACGAATCAAACAAATCATTGAAGAAGTGACCCTATTGAAGAGGTTGTTGTGGATAAAATGTTACATCATCAAAACGTTCTCTTTCATATGATACCTTAACTCTTCACTTCTTTTCTTCTGTATGCCACACAATGTCTTGCAACCCTGATGAGAAGATTTTGTAGAACTGCATATAAACCAGAGAGGGATGTCATCATAATTTATCACAAGACCAAAGAAAAACagacagaaaaaaaaacgtAAGAACTTTCACATGCCTTATGAAACTCAAGTGTATCACCCCCTGTCTTTCGCAGCTCCACCATGTGCACTGAGGGAGCCACTTCAAAAACCTGACAACAAAAACCAGTGGAAACAATGAATTTCGGTCAGAGAACCTTGGAAAGAAGTCAACGAAAATCTAATCTATTGCTTCCTATGTTCTTCTTCTGACACAGTAATTGTGATCAAAAGACTAATTTTTGTACTGTCATGTGACCAAaataagaaagagaaagaaaaagaaagacttTATCATGAACAAATGTTTCAGTACCTCAGTGGCCACCGAAAGGTGACCCTTCCTTCCGTTCTGGTCACCTTGCAGCTTCATCTGCAGCATTTAGATATGCGTAAGAAACAATACTCTACAACAGACCAATAATGTCCAATGCATAGCAAAATTGAAGAGAATCAATCCACCTTTAccttataatttttcttttgtacaaTAAATCCCAGGGGCTTCGCTGCTTCTTCAATTTTGTGCATAATTTCAATTGCAGGGCACTGTGAAGTAAAACAGGTTTCTTGCTTCACTTCATCCTACAGTGTTGAGATACATAAAACAGAGAAGCAACAAGCAACACGCAACACGCATCAAGCAGAAggaataaatacaaagagaagCATGAAAACGTTAACATGATCAGATAACAAATCATTGACATACCGTTTGCATCTCGAACAAATTCTCAAGATTGAAACTTTGTGACCTAGAAATGAGCTCAAAAGCGTTGATGTAGACGGGTTTCACTTTTTTTCCTGTCACTAGATTTTTCTACAAACCAAAGCGAACGAATAAACAACAGAATTCCCACCGTGGATGAAAGAAGTTGAGTACAAACTTGACCAAAAATCAGTACATTAGAGTCGTTGAAGGCGAAAGCTACATCATCTACGCTTAGGTCCTCTTCAGTAAAAGAAGTGGGTTTGTATCCTTTCTTGAACCACTCGTCTTTCAAGAGCTCAGGAATTTTTATCCTCTGCAGAAACACGCAAATACAAGAACTTGAAGGGTAAATTACAGAAGCAATCTcagaaaaataatatagtaatgACCCAATAGAAAATGAAGCAAACATTCGAAGCTAACCGTTTGAGGGTTGGGGTCTAGAATGCGTTTCAACAGTGTCTTTGCCTGTGGTGGAAACCATGATGGACAAGAGAATTCTGCCTTGACAAtctgaaatttttagcaatGTTTTagatttggacttgtatgaataATGATAAATTCTCATGTCATAGgtgataacaataataataataatgtaaaataacttACTTTCTTGAACAGAGCCATGGGAGTTGGTGCATCAAAAGGCATGAACCCAGCCATAAGTACAAAGAGAATAACTCCGCAAGACCACATATCAGATGTAGAACCAACATAGCCTTTATTATGAATCACCTGATACAAATGGCACATAACATACAATTTAGTGCAAGTTTTGAAGGACTAAAGATCAATGTATCATTTTACAATGAGTTAAGTCCTTAAGTAGATACCTCAGGAGCAACATAATTTGGTGTTCCACATGCAGTGCGGAGAAGTTCATCCTCCTGCAATATTACGTAACAATTTGAAGAAAGTTAGGCCTAAGATCACATGCAAATGAATCGTGCATGAATCCAATAAGGAAGAAACTATATATCTTACTTTCTGCGTGTACGTACTCAATCCAAAATCTGAAACTTTAAGAACACTGTTCGAGTCCAGAAGAAGATTCTCAGGCTGCAAAATTCAACGAAGATggccataaaaaaaattgaatcttGATCAATCTT
Encoded here:
- the LOC114163973 gene encoding CBL-interacting serine/threonine-protein kinase 9-like isoform X1 — protein: MSVKVAKGGGVVVGKYELGKTIGEGSFAKVKFARHVNNGNKVAIKILDRKHVLRHNMMEQLQREISSMRLINHPNVTKIFEVMASKTKIYIVLELVDGGELFDKIAAKGKLEEDEARNYFQQLINAVDYCHSRGVYHRDLKPENLLLDSNSVLKVSDFGLSTYTQKEDELLRTACGTPNYVAPEVIHNKGYVGSTSDMWSCGVILFVLMAGFMPFDAPTPMALFKKIVKAEFSCPSWFPPQAKTLLKRILDPNPQTRIKIPELLKDEWFKKGYKPTSFTEEDLSVDDVAFAFNDSNKNLVTGKKVKPVYINAFELISRSQSFNLENLFEMQTDEVKQETCFTSQCPAIEIMHKIEEAAKPLGFIVQKKNYKMKLQGDQNGRKGHLSVATEVFEVAPSVHMVELRKTGGDTLEFHKFYKIFSSGLQDIVWHTEEKK
- the LOC114163973 gene encoding CBL-interacting serine/threonine-protein kinase 9-like isoform X3, with the translated sequence MASKTKIYIVLELVDGGELFDKIAAKGKLEEDEARNYFQQLINAVDYCHSRGVYHRDLKPENLLLDSNSVLKVSDFGLSTYTQKEDELLRTACGTPNYVAPEVIHNKGYVGSTSDMWSCGVILFVLMAGFMPFDAPTPMALFKKIVKAEFSCPSWFPPQAKTLLKRILDPNPQTRIKIPELLKDEWFKKGYKPTSFTEEDLSVDDVAFAFNDSNKNLVTGKKVKPVYINAFELISRSQSFNLENLFEMQTDEVKQETCFTSQCPAIEIMHKIEEAAKPLGFIVQKKNYKMKLQGDQNGRKGHLSVATEVFEVAPSVHMVELRKTGGDTLEFHKFYKIFSSGLQDIVWHTEEKK
- the LOC114163973 gene encoding CBL-interacting serine/threonine-protein kinase 9-like isoform X2, yielding MSVKVAKGGGVVVGKYELGKTIGEGSFAKVKFARHVNNGNKVAIKILDRKHVLRHNMMEQLQREISSMRLINHPNVTKIFEVMASKTKIYIVLELVDGGELFDKIAAKGKLEEDEARNYFQQLINAVDYCHSRGVYHRDLKPENLLLDSNSVLKVSDFGLSTYTQKEDELLRTACGTPNYVAPEVIHNKGYVGSTSDMWSCGVILFVLMAGFMPFDAPTPMALFKKIVKAEFSCPSWFPPQAKTLLKRILDPNPQTRIKIPELLKDEWFKKGYKPTSFTEEDLSVDDVAFAFNDSNKNLVTGKKVKPVYINAFELISRSQSFNLENLFEMQTCPAIEIMHKIEEAAKPLGFIVQKKNYKMKLQGDQNGRKGHLSVATEVFEVAPSVHMVELRKTGGDTLEFHKFYKIFSSGLQDIVWHTEEKK